One Thermodesulfobacteriota bacterium DNA window includes the following coding sequences:
- a CDS encoding RsbRD N-terminal domain-containing protein — protein sequence MKLAELLAERKEAVLHGWLREIVATYPAESARFFLNLQDPFANPIGHIVWESIAILFAELVAGKPTERTLAALEQIIKIRAVQDLSPSQALAIFFRLKAVLRQALAKELAGPDLLAELAELEARIDDLGLAAFDIFMGCRERIYDMKTRAARREMHLLLRRAKLVTELPDQPTDEQDANIISLHGAR from the coding sequence ATGAAGCTGGCGGAACTGCTGGCCGAACGGAAAGAAGCCGTGCTCCACGGATGGCTCCGGGAAATCGTGGCCACCTACCCCGCCGAGAGTGCCCGCTTCTTCCTCAACCTCCAAGACCCCTTCGCCAACCCGATCGGCCACATCGTCTGGGAAAGTATTGCCATCCTGTTCGCCGAACTGGTGGCGGGCAAGCCCACCGAGCGGACATTGGCCGCCCTGGAGCAGATCATCAAGATCCGGGCCGTGCAGGATCTGTCCCCGTCCCAGGCCCTGGCCATCTTCTTCCGGCTCAAGGCGGTGCTGCGGCAGGCCCTGGCCAAGGAGCTGGCAGGCCCGGATCTCCTGGCCGAGCTGGCGGAGCTGGAGGCCCGGATCGATGACCTCGGTCTCGCGGCCTTCGACATCTTCATGGGATGCCGGGAGCGGATCTACGACATGAAGACGCGGGCCGCCAGGCGTGAGATGCACCTCCTCTTGCGCCGTGCCAAGCTGGTGACTGAACTGCCGGACCAGCCCACCGACGAACAGGATGCCAACATCATTAGCCTTCATGGAGCGAGGTAG
- the dsrM gene encoding sulfate reduction electron transfer complex DsrMKJOP subunit DsrM, whose translation MNILMPFLAVLALVVIPLLGAQIDGLKWLFGIVIPYAAIATFLGFFVAKVVDWAKSPAPFSIATSGGQAKSLPWVKQSTLDCPSSTAGVVGRMFLEIVCFRSLFRNTRTSIQAGPRLIYGPTKWLWLFGILFHYSFFIIFLRHFRLFVDPVPAPILALDAMDSFFQITLPGLYVTDLLILGAATFLFLRRVIIPQVRYISLANDYFPLFLIFAVCLSGILMRYIFKVNIAGVKEFLIGLADFSPSINPEIGAPFYVHLFLVSTLMAYFPFSKLMHLPGVFMSPTRNLTTNSREVRHLNPWNDPNIKPHAYEAYEDEFRDFMRDAGLPLEKDPQQPQA comes from the coding sequence ATGAACATCTTGATGCCCTTCTTGGCTGTTCTGGCGCTGGTCGTCATCCCCTTGCTGGGTGCCCAGATCGACGGGTTGAAGTGGCTGTTCGGCATCGTCATACCGTATGCGGCCATCGCCACCTTCCTCGGCTTCTTCGTCGCCAAGGTGGTGGACTGGGCCAAGTCGCCGGCGCCCTTTTCCATCGCCACCTCCGGCGGCCAGGCCAAGTCCCTGCCCTGGGTGAAGCAGAGCACCCTGGACTGCCCCTCCAGCACCGCGGGCGTGGTCGGCCGCATGTTTCTGGAGATCGTCTGCTTCCGCTCCCTGTTCCGCAACACCCGCACCTCCATCCAGGCCGGCCCGCGTCTGATCTATGGCCCCACCAAGTGGCTGTGGCTGTTTGGCATCCTCTTTCACTACTCCTTCTTCATCATCTTCCTGCGCCACTTCCGGCTGTTCGTGGACCCGGTGCCGGCGCCGATCCTGGCCCTGGACGCCATGGATTCCTTTTTCCAGATCACCCTGCCCGGACTCTATGTCACCGACCTCCTGATCCTGGGCGCCGCCACCTTCCTCTTCCTGCGCCGGGTGATCATTCCGCAGGTGCGCTACATCTCCCTGGCCAACGACTACTTCCCCTTGTTCCTGATCTTTGCCGTCTGCCTGTCGGGCATCCTGATGCGGTATATCTTCAAGGTGAACATCGCCGGGGTCAAGGAGTTCCTCATCGGCCTGGCGGACTTCAGCCCCTCCATCAATCCCGAGATCGGGGCACCTTTCTATGTGCACCTGTTCCTGGTCTCGACGCTCATGGCCTACTTTCCCTTCTCGAAGCTCATGCACCTGCCCGGGGTCTTCATGAGCCCGACCCGGAACCTGACCACCAACAGCCGGGAGGTGCGTCACCTCAACCCATGGAACGACCCCAACATCAAGCCCCATGCCTATGAGGCCTACGAAGACGAGTTCCGTGACTTCATGCGGGATGCCGGCTTGCCGTTGGAGAAGGATCCGCAACAGCCGCAGGCGTAG
- the dsrK gene encoding sulfate reduction electron transfer complex DsrMKJOP subunit DsrK: MMTGAVPVKDWMDTPAVVKPGNFCYPAKKTIVEYHKFPNPREWSPLDEDWKLAPNWQEILLEGMRERLAKFRSFKLFMDICVRCGACADKCHFFLGTGDPKNMPVLRAELMRSVYRNDFTAFGKVLKRLAGARELTPEVVKEWFIYFYQCTECRRCSLFCPYGIDTAEITMMARELLHLIGVGTNWILEPAANSNRTGNHLGLQPHTFKGNAEFLLDDIETITGLRLNPSFNRKGAEILFIIPSADVFADPGIFTFMGYLMLFEHIGLDYTLSTYSSEGGNFGLFTSNQLMKKLNGKMYAEAKRLKVKWILGGECGHMWRVVHQYMDTMNGPADHLELPVSPITGTRFENAASTKMVHISEFTADLIRHGKLKLDPSRNDHWTVTYHDSCNPARAMGMLDEPRYVLKNVCNKFYEMPENTIREQTFCCGSGTGLNTGEIMELRMRGGLPRANAVKHVRDKHGVNMLSCVCAIDRATLSNLVTDYWTPDVAVCGVSELVGNALVMDGEIPRESDMRGNPIGG; encoded by the coding sequence ATGATGACCGGCGCCGTGCCGGTCAAGGACTGGATGGACACGCCGGCGGTGGTCAAGCCTGGAAACTTCTGCTACCCGGCGAAGAAGACCATCGTCGAGTACCACAAGTTCCCCAACCCCCGGGAGTGGTCGCCCCTGGATGAGGACTGGAAGCTGGCCCCCAACTGGCAGGAGATCCTGCTGGAGGGCATGCGGGAACGGCTGGCCAAGTTCCGCTCCTTCAAGCTGTTCATGGACATCTGTGTCCGCTGCGGGGCCTGCGCCGACAAGTGCCACTTCTTCCTGGGCACCGGTGATCCCAAGAACATGCCGGTGCTGCGGGCGGAGCTCATGCGCTCGGTGTACCGCAACGACTTCACCGCCTTTGGCAAGGTGCTGAAAAGGCTGGCCGGCGCCCGGGAGCTTACCCCGGAGGTGGTCAAGGAGTGGTTCATCTACTTCTACCAGTGCACGGAGTGCCGGCGCTGCTCCCTGTTCTGCCCCTACGGCATCGACACCGCCGAGATCACGATGATGGCCCGGGAGCTCCTGCACCTGATAGGGGTGGGCACCAACTGGATCCTGGAGCCGGCCGCCAACTCCAACCGCACCGGCAATCACCTGGGCCTGCAGCCCCACACCTTCAAGGGCAACGCCGAGTTCCTCCTGGACGATATCGAGACCATCACTGGCCTGCGCCTGAACCCGTCCTTCAACCGCAAGGGCGCGGAGATCCTGTTCATCATCCCGTCGGCGGATGTGTTCGCCGACCCCGGGATCTTCACCTTCATGGGCTACCTGATGCTCTTCGAGCACATCGGCCTGGACTACACCCTCTCCACCTACTCGTCGGAGGGCGGCAACTTCGGGCTCTTCACCTCCAACCAGCTCATGAAGAAGCTCAACGGCAAGATGTACGCCGAGGCCAAGCGGCTCAAGGTGAAGTGGATCCTGGGCGGCGAGTGCGGCCACATGTGGCGGGTGGTCCATCAGTACATGGACACCATGAACGGCCCGGCCGATCACCTGGAGCTGCCGGTGTCGCCGATCACCGGCACCCGCTTCGAGAATGCGGCCAGCACCAAGATGGTGCACATCAGCGAGTTCACCGCCGACCTCATCCGCCACGGCAAGTTGAAGCTCGACCCCTCCCGGAACGACCACTGGACGGTCACCTACCACGACTCCTGCAACCCGGCCCGGGCGATGGGTATGCTGGACGAGCCCCGCTACGTGCTGAAGAATGTCTGCAACAAGTTCTACGAGATGCCCGAGAATACCATCCGGGAGCAGACCTTCTGTTGCGGCTCCGGTACCGGCCTCAACACCGGCGAGATCATGGAGCTGCGGATGCGGGGCGGCCTGCCCCGGGCCAACGCGGTGAAGCATGTCCGGGACAAGCACGGGGTCAACATGCTGTCCTGCGTGTGCGCCATCGACCGCGCCACCCTGTCGAACCTGGTCACCGACTACTGGACCCCGGACGTGGCGGTGTGCGGAGTCTCGGAGCTCGTGGGCAACGCCCTGGTCATGGATGGGGAGATCCCGCGGGAAAGCGATATGCGCGGCAACCCCATCGGCGGATAA
- the dsrJ gene encoding sulfate reduction electron transfer complex DsrMKJOP subunit DsrJ, with protein sequence MYNTGKVLTGLVLFVGFITYPFWGGEASPVPKLQKPEKEKQCIEPVAFMRAQHMQMLDDWRNDVVRQATRKYTAVDGKQHNMSLQNTCMKCHTSKKEFCDKCHTYAGVSPFCWTCHVPPKETT encoded by the coding sequence ATGTACAACACCGGGAAGGTTCTGACCGGGCTGGTGCTGTTCGTCGGCTTCATCACCTACCCATTCTGGGGCGGTGAAGCAAGTCCGGTGCCCAAGCTCCAGAAGCCCGAGAAGGAAAAGCAGTGCATCGAGCCGGTCGCCTTCATGCGCGCCCAGCACATGCAGATGCTTGATGACTGGCGGAATGATGTCGTACGGCAGGCGACCCGCAAGTACACCGCCGTCGACGGCAAGCAGCACAACATGAGCCTGCAGAACACCTGCATGAAATGCCACACCAGCAAGAAGGAGTTCTGCGACAAGTGCCACACCTATGCGGGCGTGTCGCCGTTCTGCTGGACCTGCCATGTCCCACCGAAGGAGACCACGTGA
- the dsrO gene encoding sulfate reduction electron transfer complex DsrMKJOP subunit DsrO — translation MAIDRRDFLKVAGLTTVIGLTGGGLELLRPGDLDASAPGHEPAAAPGAKQWGMLVDMSRKENWQACIEACHNLHNVPSIDDKKEEIKWIWQAPFQEVFPGSESAYMSDVMKARQFMVLCNHCAEPACVRVCPTKATFKRPEDGIVMMDMHRCIGCRFCMAGCPYGARSFNWREPRLDALTLKGGRKINLEYPTRERGVVEKCTFCAERVDEGKQPACVEATRNGGLVFGDLNDPHSEIRQLLRVKSTIRRKPEVGTNPSIFYVV, via the coding sequence ATGGCTATCGACAGACGAGATTTCCTGAAGGTTGCGGGGCTGACAACCGTAATCGGCCTGACCGGCGGTGGCCTGGAGCTGCTGCGTCCGGGTGACCTGGACGCTTCCGCGCCGGGTCACGAGCCGGCAGCTGCCCCGGGCGCCAAGCAGTGGGGCATGCTCGTCGACATGAGCCGCAAGGAGAATTGGCAGGCCTGCATCGAGGCCTGCCACAACCTCCACAACGTGCCCAGCATCGACGACAAGAAGGAGGAGATCAAGTGGATCTGGCAGGCGCCGTTCCAGGAGGTCTTCCCGGGCTCCGAGTCGGCGTACATGAGCGACGTCATGAAGGCACGGCAGTTCATGGTGCTCTGCAACCACTGCGCTGAGCCGGCCTGTGTCCGGGTGTGCCCCACCAAGGCCACCTTCAAGCGGCCGGAAGACGGCATCGTCATGATGGACATGCACCGCTGCATCGGCTGCCGCTTCTGCATGGCCGGTTGCCCGTACGGGGCCCGGAGCTTCAACTGGCGGGAGCCGCGTCTCGATGCCCTCACCCTCAAGGGCGGCCGCAAGATCAACCTCGAATACCCGACCCGGGAGCGGGGGGTGGTGGAGAAATGCACCTTCTGCGCCGAGCGGGTGGATGAGGGCAAGCAGCCGGCCTGTGTCGAGGCTACCCGCAACGGCGGCCTCGTCTTCGGCGACCTCAACGATCCCCACTCCGAGATCCGGCAGCTGCTGCGGGTGAAGAGCACCATCCGCCGCAAGCCGGAGGTCGGCACCAACCCGTCCATCTTCTACGTCGTGTGA
- the dsrP gene encoding sulfate reduction electron transfer complex DsrMKJOP subunit DsrP: MIERALTGSSRYYGWMTLLGGLIGLGVISYAYQYNTGLGITGMSRDVSWGLYISQFTFLVGVAASAVMLVLPYYLHNYKTFGKIVVLGEFLAIASVTMCLLFILADLGKPMRALNVILHPTPNSILFWDMVVLNGYLFLNVLCGWVALLSEKKEVPPPKWIKPFIYLSIPWAVSIHTVTAFLYAGLPGRHFWLTAIMAPRFLASAFAGGPALLIILCLIVKRVSKFDAGKEAISKLTTIVTYAALLNIFFVLLEVFTAFYSNIPGHMHTLQYLFAGLHGHAQLVPWMWTSTILGVGAILALLTVPGLREKEGLLALTCGALFISLWIDKGLGLVLGGFVPSPMEAVTEYHPSAPEILITIGIWSIGFFILSALYRVAISIKEEKMV, from the coding sequence ATGATCGAGAGAGCGCTAACCGGCAGCAGCAGGTACTACGGGTGGATGACCCTCCTGGGCGGCCTCATTGGGCTCGGGGTGATCAGCTACGCCTACCAGTACAACACCGGTCTGGGGATCACCGGCATGAGCCGGGACGTGTCCTGGGGGCTCTACATCTCCCAGTTCACCTTCCTGGTCGGTGTCGCCGCCTCGGCGGTCATGCTGGTCTTGCCGTACTACCTGCACAACTACAAGACCTTCGGCAAGATCGTTGTCCTGGGGGAGTTTCTGGCCATCGCCTCGGTGACCATGTGTCTGCTCTTCATCCTGGCTGACCTCGGCAAGCCCATGCGGGCCCTGAACGTCATCCTCCATCCGACCCCCAACTCGATCCTGTTCTGGGACATGGTGGTCCTGAACGGCTACCTGTTCCTGAACGTGCTCTGTGGCTGGGTGGCGCTGCTTTCGGAGAAGAAGGAGGTGCCGCCGCCCAAGTGGATCAAGCCGTTCATCTACCTGTCCATCCCCTGGGCGGTCTCGATCCACACCGTCACGGCCTTCTTGTACGCCGGTCTGCCCGGGCGGCACTTCTGGCTCACCGCCATCATGGCCCCCCGCTTCCTGGCCTCGGCCTTTGCCGGCGGCCCGGCCCTGCTCATCATCCTCTGCCTGATCGTCAAGCGGGTTTCCAAGTTTGACGCCGGCAAGGAGGCGATCTCCAAGCTGACCACCATCGTCACCTATGCGGCGCTGCTCAACATCTTCTTCGTGCTCCTGGAGGTGTTCACCGCCTTCTACAGCAACATCCCAGGCCACATGCACACCCTGCAGTACCTGTTCGCCGGCCTGCACGGCCACGCCCAGCTGGTGCCCTGGATGTGGACCTCCACCATCCTGGGGGTCGGTGCGATTCTCGCTTTGCTCACCGTGCCGGGCTTGCGGGAGAAGGAGGGTCTGCTCGCCCTGACCTGTGGCGCCCTCTTCATCTCCTTGTGGATCGACAAGGGCCTGGGGCTGGTGCTGGGCGGCTTCGTGCCCTCGCCCATGGAGGCGGTGACCGAGTATCACCCCTCGGCGCCGGAGATTCTGATCACCATCGGCATCTGGTCCATCGGCTTCTTCATCCTGAGCGCCCTTTACCGGGTGGCGATCTCCATCAAGGAGGAGAAGATGGTTTAG
- a CDS encoding Rpn family recombination-promoting nuclease/putative transposase gives MAEHLSDLLYQVNLVDGRPGYLYILFEHRSHVVGCPPLDVLRYAVQIWSRHRAMHGTDRLPPVIPILFYHGRPVWSHPLDLGGLFDLPEPLSPYRPSFRYELIDLARWPDEAIRGEVLLRTFLLITKHIFADDLNERLPGVLALMRDLARSRTGLQYVETLLRYVAAAAPQVEEDAFRAAIDTTLASGDLAMPTLAERWEQRGLERGLQQGMTRALRRSIVEVLEARFETVPDSVVTSLEEVQTEMTLQSLLKRAVTIPSLEAFRDLLRRTVSD, from the coding sequence CTGGCCGAGCACCTGTCCGACCTCCTCTACCAGGTCAACTTGGTGGATGGCCGGCCAGGCTACCTCTACATCCTCTTCGAGCACCGCAGCCACGTCGTCGGCTGCCCGCCCCTCGATGTCCTGCGCTACGCGGTCCAGATCTGGAGCCGGCACCGGGCGATGCACGGCACGGACCGGCTGCCGCCGGTGATCCCCATCCTCTTCTACCACGGCCGCCCCGTCTGGTCCCATCCCCTGGACCTCGGGGGCCTCTTTGACCTGCCAGAGCCGCTTTCCCCCTATCGTCCCTCCTTCCGCTACGAGCTCATCGACTTGGCCCGCTGGCCCGACGAGGCCATCCGGGGCGAGGTGCTCTTGCGTACCTTCCTTCTCATCACCAAGCACATCTTCGCCGACGACCTCAACGAGCGCCTGCCAGGGGTCCTCGCCCTCATGCGGGATCTCGCCCGCTCCCGGACCGGCCTCCAGTATGTCGAAACCCTTCTCCGCTACGTGGCCGCAGCAGCGCCCCAGGTGGAGGAGGACGCCTTTCGCGCCGCCATCGACACCACTCTCGCCTCAGGAGATCTTGCCATGCCGACACTTGCCGAACGTTGGGAACAGCGGGGCCTGGAGCGCGGCCTCCAACAAGGGATGACCAGGGCGCTCCGCCGCAGCATCGTCGAGGTCCTGGAGGCCAGGTTCGAAACCGTGCCGGATTCCGTGGTCACCAGCCTGGAGGAGGTGCAAACCGAGATGACCTTGCAGTCGCTCCTCAAACGCGCCGTCACCATCCCCTCCCTGGAGGCCTTCCGCGACCTCCTGCGCCGCACCGTCAGCGACTGA
- a CDS encoding ABC transporter permease, with product MGALDGARFIATALSSHRLRSGLTGLGIAVGIATVVLLTALGRGLEGYILAEFTQFGTNLIGVTPGRTETFGHSPAILGTVRPLSVDDAEALARLPQVLVSVPVLQGNAAVEVQGRSRRVTVLGVGPDAPQAWQFAVGAGQFLPREDARTARPLVVLGATVRRELFGAASPLGAVVRIGGFRYRVVGVMQAKGQILGFDLDDAVYVPVARAQELFNREGLMEIDILYAPGAEAAVVADRVRDLLVDRHDREDFTITTQDQMLDVLGSILDKLTLVVAGLGAVSLVVGGVGILTIMTIAVADRVAEIGLLRALGATSGQILGLFLAEAVVLSLAGGLAGLLLGLLAAGLVRLLVPALPVQPDPFYTLLAVAIALSVGLAAGVLPARRAAGLDPVAALRGE from the coding sequence GTGGGCGCCTTGGACGGGGCCCGGTTCATCGCCACGGCGCTCAGCAGCCATCGGCTGCGCAGCGGCCTTACCGGTCTGGGCATCGCGGTGGGCATCGCCACGGTGGTGCTGCTCACCGCCCTGGGCCGGGGCCTGGAGGGTTATATCCTGGCCGAGTTCACCCAGTTCGGCACCAATCTCATCGGCGTCACGCCGGGCAGGACCGAGACCTTCGGCCACTCCCCTGCCATCCTCGGCACGGTGCGGCCTCTGTCGGTGGACGACGCCGAGGCCCTTGCCCGCCTGCCCCAGGTTCTGGTCTCGGTGCCGGTGCTGCAGGGCAATGCGGCGGTGGAAGTCCAGGGTCGTTCCCGGCGGGTGACCGTCCTGGGGGTGGGCCCGGATGCCCCTCAGGCCTGGCAGTTTGCGGTGGGCGCCGGGCAGTTCCTGCCCCGGGAGGACGCCCGGACCGCCCGCCCCCTGGTGGTGCTGGGGGCCACGGTACGGCGGGAGCTGTTCGGGGCCGCCAGCCCCCTCGGGGCAGTCGTGCGCATCGGCGGTTTCCGCTACCGGGTCGTGGGGGTGATGCAGGCCAAGGGCCAGATCCTGGGCTTTGACCTGGATGATGCGGTCTACGTGCCGGTGGCCCGGGCCCAGGAGCTGTTCAACCGGGAGGGCCTGATGGAGATCGACATCCTCTATGCCCCGGGCGCTGAGGCCGCGGTGGTGGCCGACCGGGTACGCGATCTTCTGGTCGACCGCCACGACCGGGAGGATTTCACCATCACCACCCAGGATCAGATGCTCGACGTGCTGGGCTCGATCCTGGACAAGCTGACCCTGGTGGTGGCCGGGCTGGGTGCAGTGTCCCTGGTGGTCGGCGGGGTGGGGATTCTCACCATCATGACCATCGCCGTGGCCGACCGGGTGGCAGAGATCGGCCTGCTCCGGGCCCTGGGCGCCACCAGCGGCCAGATCCTCGGCCTGTTTCTCGCCGAGGCGGTGGTGCTTTCCCTGGCTGGCGGCCTGGCCGGGCTGCTGCTCGGCCTGCTGGCCGCCGGCCTGGTGCGGCTTCTGGTGCCAGCCTTGCCGGTACAGCCCGATCCCTTCTACACCCTCCTGGCCGTGGCCATCGCCCTGTCCGTCGGCCTGGCCGCCGGCGTCCTCCCCGCCCGCCGGGCCGCCGGCCTCGATCCGGTGGCCGCCCTGCGGGGGGAGTAG
- a CDS encoding ABC transporter permease: MRPLDLIGYSGRALAAGRLRSGLIGLAMGIGVAAVFILTGIGDAARLYITGQFASLGTNLIIVLPGRAETTGSLPPLLGETPRDLTLADARALLDLPMVANMAPVVVGSAPVAFGGREREVTILGTSAAYLTMRHLHMARGSFLPAESLFLERQVCVLGTKLAAELFGAEEALGQLVRIGGRRSRVIGLLGSLGVSMGVDLDELAVVPVASAQALFDSESLFRVIIEARDRQAIAAAQDAVRQTIRQRHDGEDDVTVITQDAVLATFDRILAATTLIMGGIAAVSLVVAGVLVMNVMLVAVSQRTVEIGLLKALGATAADIRRLFLAEAVCLGAGGGLAGVLAGLAVTAGLRAWLPDLPIRTPFWAAVAAVGVAVATGLLFSILPASRAARLEPIQALGRR; this comes from the coding sequence TACAGCGGCCGGGCCCTGGCCGCCGGCCGGCTGCGCAGCGGCCTCATCGGCCTGGCCATGGGCATCGGCGTGGCGGCGGTCTTCATCCTCACCGGCATCGGCGACGCGGCCCGTCTCTACATCACCGGCCAGTTCGCCTCCCTGGGCACCAACCTGATCATCGTTTTGCCGGGCCGGGCCGAGACCACCGGCTCCCTGCCGCCCCTTCTGGGCGAGACCCCCCGGGACCTGACCCTGGCCGACGCCCGGGCCCTCCTGGATCTGCCGATGGTGGCCAACATGGCGCCGGTGGTGGTGGGCAGTGCTCCAGTGGCTTTCGGCGGCCGGGAGCGGGAGGTGACCATCCTCGGCACCTCGGCGGCCTATCTGACCATGCGCCACCTGCACATGGCCCGGGGCTCGTTCCTGCCTGCCGAATCGCTGTTCCTGGAGCGCCAAGTCTGCGTTCTGGGCACCAAGCTGGCCGCCGAGCTGTTCGGGGCCGAGGAGGCGCTCGGCCAGCTGGTGCGGATCGGCGGCCGCCGCAGCCGGGTGATCGGCCTTCTGGGCTCCTTGGGGGTCTCCATGGGCGTGGACCTCGACGAGCTGGCCGTAGTGCCGGTGGCCTCGGCCCAGGCCCTCTTCGACTCCGAATCCCTGTTCCGGGTCATCATCGAGGCCCGGGACCGGCAAGCGATCGCCGCCGCCCAGGACGCGGTGCGCCAGACCATCCGCCAGCGGCACGACGGCGAGGATGACGTGACGGTCATCACCCAGGACGCGGTGCTGGCCACCTTCGACCGCATCCTGGCCGCCACCACCCTGATCATGGGCGGGATTGCCGCCGTCAGCCTGGTGGTGGCCGGGGTGCTGGTGATGAACGTCATGCTGGTGGCGGTCTCCCAGCGCACCGTCGAGATCGGGCTCCTGAAGGCCCTGGGCGCCACCGCCGCCGATATCCGCCGGCTGTTTCTGGCCGAGGCCGTCTGCCTGGGCGCCGGCGGTGGGCTCGCCGGGGTTCTGGCCGGCCTGGCCGTCACCGCTGGCCTGCGCGCCTGGCTCCCGGACCTGCCGATCCGCACCCCCTTCTGGGCCGCCGTGGCGGCCGTTGGGGTGGCGGTGGCCACCGGCCTCCTCTTCAGCATCCTGCCCGCCAGCCGGGCAGCCCGCCTGGAGCCGATCCAGGCCCTGGGACGGCGGTGA